The following proteins are co-located in the Citrobacter freundii ATCC 8090 = MTCC 1658 = NBRC 12681 genome:
- the hydN gene encoding electron transport protein HydN, producing MNRFIIADANKCIGCRTCEVACVVSHQDNQDCASLTPETFLPRIHVIKGVNVSTATLCRQCEDAPCANVCPNGAISRDKGFVHVMQERCIGCKTCVVACPYGAMEVVVRPVVRNSGAGLNVRAEKAEANKCDLCHHREAGPACMEVCPTHALIYVDRNKLEQLSAEKRRRAALDSTASLLF from the coding sequence ATGAACCGTTTCATCATTGCAGACGCCAATAAATGCATTGGTTGCCGTACCTGTGAAGTGGCCTGCGTGGTATCCCATCAGGATAACCAGGACTGCGCATCGCTGACCCCTGAAACTTTTTTACCCCGCATTCACGTCATCAAAGGCGTTAATGTCTCCACGGCGACGCTGTGCCGCCAGTGTGAAGACGCGCCGTGCGCTAACGTCTGCCCGAACGGTGCGATCAGCCGCGATAAAGGTTTTGTTCACGTAATGCAGGAACGCTGCATTGGCTGTAAAACTTGCGTTGTGGCTTGTCCTTACGGCGCAATGGAAGTGGTCGTGCGTCCGGTTGTGCGTAACAGCGGCGCGGGTCTGAACGTCCGTGCAGAAAAAGCTGAAGCCAATAAGTGCGACCTGTGCCACCATCGCGAGGCCGGTCCTGCCTGTATGGAAGTGTGCCCGACTCACGCGCTGATTTATGTAGATCGCAATAAGCTTGAGCAACTTAGCGCGGAAAAACGCCGTCGCGCGGCGCTGGATTCCACCGCATCTTTGCTGTTCTGA